One window of the Trifolium pratense cultivar HEN17-A07 linkage group LG2, ARS_RC_1.1, whole genome shotgun sequence genome contains the following:
- the LOC123907837 gene encoding cathepsin 7-like isoform X2, producing MVTGTPHELRIIVNRVCWISHYRNPHGNLINMRESCFAFVVLGVMESLYEKKILLSCQDVFNHLTKPSEKEKDKVKGASIKDTLVWIRDNGCILERDCPYDFDGKVTPFEYKRKPCLRVQTFFKMEIPLKPNKRLEKDLEWEIQQGPLAAEMLWLPGMERMTGEVYSGPVDETVFEKAEKHGVMLVGFGETIKNNKLIKFWIIQNSHGEKWGEKGFGRINRAPCHGRLLIYSAWVIRGVTDIMDK from the exons ATGGTCACTGGGACGCCACACGAGCTTCGTATTATAGTCAATCGCGTTTGTTGGATTTCGCATTATAGGAATCCACAtggtaatttaattaatatgcgAG aATCATGCTTCGCCTTTGTCGTGTTGGGTGTTATGGAGTCACTTTACGAGAAGAAGATCTTACTCTCATGTCAAGATGTATTTAATCACTTGACGAAACCAAGTGAAAAGGAGAAGGACAAAGTGAAAGGGGCTTCAATTAAAGATACCTTGGTGTGGATTAGGGACAATGGCTGCATCTTGGAACGTGACTGTCCTTATGATTTTGATGGAAAGGTCACTCCATTTGAATACAAGCGCAAG CCATGCCTTCGTGtgcaaactttttttaaaatggaaatCCCTTTAAAACCAAATAAGCGCCTTGAAAAAGATCTGGAATGGGAGATACAACAGGGACCTCTGGCTGCAGAAATGCTTTGGCTTCCGGGGATGGAAAGAATGACTGGA gAGGTATATTCTGGACCGGTAGATGAAACAGTTTTTGAGAAAGCCGAAAAACATGGAGTCATGCTGGTTGGATTTGGGGAGACGATCAAGAATAACAAATTGATCAAATTCTGGATAATCCAGAATTCGCATGGAGAAAAGTGGGGCGAAAAAGGATTTGGAAGGATTAATAGAGCACCATGCCACGGGAGACTGTTGATTTATTCAGCTTGGGTTATTCGGGGTGTTACGGATATTATGGACAAATAA
- the LOC123907837 gene encoding cathepsin 7-like isoform X1, whose product MSDEGTDPLFSLIKQKNKMFDEPKKKVKVTSFNWQDTVGKLPDVKHQGYGESCFAFVVLGVMESLYEKKILLSCQDVFNHLTKPSEKEKDKVKGASIKDTLVWIRDNGCILERDCPYDFDGKVTPFEYKRKPCLRVQTFFKMEIPLKPNKRLEKDLEWEIQQGPLAAEMLWLPGMERMTGEVYSGPVDETVFEKAEKHGVMLVGFGETIKNNKLIKFWIIQNSHGEKWGEKGFGRINRAPCHGRLLIYSAWVIRGVTDIMDK is encoded by the exons atgTCTGATGAAGGAACTGAtcctctcttctctctcatcaaacaaaaaaacaagatGTTTGATGAACCCAAG aaaaaagTCAAGGTGACTTCGTTTAATTGGCAAGATACGGTCGGTAAGTTACCCGACGTCAAACACCAGGGCTATGGAg aATCATGCTTCGCCTTTGTCGTGTTGGGTGTTATGGAGTCACTTTACGAGAAGAAGATCTTACTCTCATGTCAAGATGTATTTAATCACTTGACGAAACCAAGTGAAAAGGAGAAGGACAAAGTGAAAGGGGCTTCAATTAAAGATACCTTGGTGTGGATTAGGGACAATGGCTGCATCTTGGAACGTGACTGTCCTTATGATTTTGATGGAAAGGTCACTCCATTTGAATACAAGCGCAAG CCATGCCTTCGTGtgcaaactttttttaaaatggaaatCCCTTTAAAACCAAATAAGCGCCTTGAAAAAGATCTGGAATGGGAGATACAACAGGGACCTCTGGCTGCAGAAATGCTTTGGCTTCCGGGGATGGAAAGAATGACTGGA gAGGTATATTCTGGACCGGTAGATGAAACAGTTTTTGAGAAAGCCGAAAAACATGGAGTCATGCTGGTTGGATTTGGGGAGACGATCAAGAATAACAAATTGATCAAATTCTGGATAATCCAGAATTCGCATGGAGAAAAGTGGGGCGAAAAAGGATTTGGAAGGATTAATAGAGCACCATGCCACGGGAGACTGTTGATTTATTCAGCTTGGGTTATTCGGGGTGTTACGGATATTATGGACAAATAA